A window of Candidatus Hepatobacter penaei genomic DNA:
CGGCGCCGACCCTCACGGCCGCACAGGCCAACACGTGCCAAACGCCACCCATTTGGTGCAATCCGCCCTCGATGTGGCCTTAGGATACAAAAAAGCTTTACATATCTTTGGCACGGACTACAACACACCCGATGGCACGGGGATGAGAGACTATATTCACGTTAGTGATCTGGCTGAGGCCCATGTGTGCGCTCTTGATTTTCTGCACAAACAGGCGACCCCTAGCTATCAGGTGTTCAATTGTGGGTACGGCACGGGATATTCCGTGCGTGACGTGATCAGGGCGGTAGAAGCGGTTACAGGCACAAAACTTCCTGTGCATGAAGCTCCCAGGCGATCTGGTGACCCTGAAGCTCTGATGGCAGATGCCACCCGGTTTCGCCAACAAACCACCTGGCGCCCCCGTTTTGATAACCTAGAAACCGTGATTCGCACCGCTCTTGCCTGGGAAAAGGCCAAAGGAGAACACAACCATGAACATGTCTCTTGAGGCGCCCCAAAAAATTGTTTTTCTCGGCACCCATGCCAAGGCCACCCTCCTTTTTCGAAAAGAGCTCATCACCTGGTTCATACAGCAAGGGCACGAGGTTTTTGTGTTCGCCGATGACTACACACCCACCACCAAAGGGCAGGTCAGCAAATTGGGCGCCACGCCTGTGGACAGCCCGCTCAATCGCGCCAATCTCAACCCCATCGAAGATCTGGGGGCCATGTGGCAATTGAAGGCCGAGCTCCAAAAACTGTCGCCTGATGTTGTGTTTGCCTATTTCGCCAAGCCCATCATTTTTGGCACCCTGGCCGCTGCATGGGCGCGCGTGAAAAGGCGCGTTGCGCTTTTTGAGGGCCTTGGGTATGCCTTCACGCGCCGACCCACCCCATCACCCAAAGCGTGGCTCTTAAGGTGGATTCAAAAAAGGCTTTATGCGTTTACCATACCTTGGCTGACAGGCGCCGTGTTTCTGAACCCTGACGACAAAAACGACCTGGGCTTCTTGCCGGCCAAAAAACGGCACCCACCTACCATGCTTCTCAAAGGCATTGGTGTGCCTGACACGTTTTTCCAAACAACCCCACCACCTTCGAGGCCGCTTACCTTTCTTTTTGTGGGGCGCTTATTAAGGGATAAAGGCATTGAAGAATTTGTAAAAGCCGCTCATCTGGTGCATAGGCGCTATCCAGACGTGCGCTTTCACATTATCGGTGCGCGTGATGAGCAAAACCCCAGCCACCTGTCTCAAACACGTTATGACAGGCTGCGCAGCACCCAAGCCAACATCACCTGGACGCCCCACACCAAAACGATTTTAGCGCCTCTGCGGCAAAGCCATGTGGTGGTCTTGCCATCTTATCGCGAAGGGTTCCCGCGCGTCATCCAAGAAGCCATGGCAGCCAGCCGCCCCGTGATTGCTACCCGAGTACCCGGATGTAAAGAGGCTGTGCAAGAAGGAAAAAATGGTTTTTTGGTGGCTCCGTTCTCTCCTGAAGCTCTTGCACAAAAAATGATTTACTGCCTGCGTCACCCCGCACAGCTGGCTTTGATGGGACGGCATGCCCATAAAACAGCCCTTGCAACCTATCGCCAAGGCCCCATTCATGAGGCCCTCGGCGCCTTCATTCTTGGGGAAAAGCTTGAAGCCATGACACCACGAACACAGCAAGCCGTCTAAGCCGCCCATCAGAAAACACCACACGTAAGCGCGCAAGGCTCACCTAAAGCCAGAAACACATATCGTGCCGAAGGGCCGTTGCGGACTTTGCGATCCTCCTGGGGCCTGCACTCAGCAGGTGGGCACCGTGTGAAAAAATCCTCAAACTTTTTCAGGAACAGCTCCCGCGAAGGAATCATTGGCCTCAGAGATCAAAGCCGTCGTACCCCCCAGCCCTTTCCTTCTACGACCTCTTCCCAGATAGAGCAAGGTTTTTCTTGTGAAAACGTGATTCTTAGCCCCCAAAACATGTATTTTGTGCGTGACAAATCATATCCTAACGTTGCTCATCTTATTGAGGCGCCCATAAAGCAACCCCTTACACACTCTGCATACACGCAAAGCACCCATCACCCTTTTCTTCTGACCTTTTTTGACCCTTCCCTTCTCACCCGTTTGTCTGTAAGCATTCTTTCCTTGACGGCGCTCTTGCTTTTTTCTTCAATAGAAAGATCCCTTCCATGACGAACCCTTTTTTTTGACTTTTCTCTTATGACATTGATTCGCATCCGCGGTGCGCGAGAACACAACCTGAAAAACATCTCCCTTGACCTTCCCCGTGACCAGTTGATTGTCATTACCGGGCCCAGCGGGTCAGGCAAATCTTCTCTGGCCTTTGACACCTTGTATGCGGAGGGGCAAAGACGCTATGTGGAAAGTTTGTCTTCCTATGCCCGCCAATTTCTTGATGTCATGAAAAAGCCTGATGTAGACAACATTGATGGCCTCTCTCCTGCCATTGCCATTGAGCAAAAAACCACATCCAAAAATCCCCGGTCCACGGTGGCCACGGTCACAGAAATTTATGACTATCTCCGCCTTTTGTATGCGCGTGTAGGCATACCCGTCTCGCCCGCCACCGGCAAACCCATCCAGGCGCAAACTGTTTCTGAAATGGTGGATCAAACCCTGGCTTTGCCGTTTGGGCGCCTCTATATTTTTGCCCCGCTCATCCGGGGGCGCAAAGGGGAATTCCGCAAAGAATTTGTAGATTTGCAAAAA
This region includes:
- a CDS encoding glycosyltransferase family 4 protein, coding for MNMSLEAPQKIVFLGTHAKATLLFRKELITWFIQQGHEVFVFADDYTPTTKGQVSKLGATPVDSPLNRANLNPIEDLGAMWQLKAELQKLSPDVVFAYFAKPIIFGTLAAAWARVKRRVALFEGLGYAFTRRPTPSPKAWLLRWIQKRLYAFTIPWLTGAVFLNPDDKNDLGFLPAKKRHPPTMLLKGIGVPDTFFQTTPPPSRPLTFLFVGRLLRDKGIEEFVKAAHLVHRRYPDVRFHIIGARDEQNPSHLSQTRYDRLRSTQANITWTPHTKTILAPLRQSHVVVLPSYREGFPRVIQEAMAASRPVIATRVPGCKEAVQEGKNGFLVAPFSPEALAQKMIYCLRHPAQLALMGRHAHKTALATYRQGPIHEALGAFILGEKLEAMTPRTQQAV